One part of the Vidua macroura isolate BioBank_ID:100142 chromosome 14, ASM2450914v1, whole genome shotgun sequence genome encodes these proteins:
- the F8A1 gene encoding 40-kDa huntingtin-associated protein, whose translation MLSAGGGSGPAGAGGSGPGLGGDGDFLSRYRLVSAKLRRRFLRKPNVAEAAEQFAALARELRAQESLPYAAWCQLAVARCAQSLFHGPAEAAALAEAARLFLRQERDLRQRLGLRGGFGEHAAAAQSCGAFAARLHLERGQPALAAGPCLELAAALRDTGRPARAAAPLQRAAELLAAARLPLQALRCLAERASCLLLARDYAGALAALTRAQALAGAGLGGAAGAGAGAGAAPGGAFLDVLARCEVSRVLLLLLLQPPPAKLLPEHARTLEQYCWEAPDGGPGTGSGSGTGGALPPAASYLPAELFLLLQSAVLACQEKDAEALKALQAELWPLLSAEQNHLLHLVLQEMLSPAGQGL comes from the coding sequence ATGCTGtcggcgggcggcggctccggccccgccggggcgggcggctccgggccggggctcggcggcGACGGCGATTTCTTGTCGCGGTACCGGCTGGTGTCGGCCAAGCTGCGGCGGCGGTTCCTGCGGAAACCGAACGTGGCGGAGGCGGCGGAGCAGTTCGCGGCGCTGGCGCGGGAGCTGCGCGCCCAGGAGAGCCTGCCCTACGCCGCCTGGTGCCAGCTGGCCGTGGCGCGCTGCGCCCAGAGCCTGTTCCACGGCCCCGCCGAGGCGGCCGCGCTGGCCGAGGCCGCGCGGCTCTTCCTGCGCCAGGAGCGGGACCTGCGGCAGCGCCTGGGCTTGCGCGGCGGCTTCGGCGAGCACGCGGCGGCGGCGCAGAGCTGCGGGGCCTTCGCCGCCCGCCTGCACCTGGAGAGGGGGCAGCCCGCGCTGGCGGCCGGGCCGTGCCTGGAGCTGGCGGCGGCGCTGCGCGACACGGGGCggcccgcccgcgccgccgcgcCCCTGCAGCGGGCGGCGGAGCTGCTGGCGGCGGCGCGGCTGCCGCTGCAGGCTCTGCGCTGCCTGGCCGAGCGCGcgtcctgcctgctgctggcccgCGACTACGCCGGGGCGCTGGCCGCGCTGACGCGGGCGCAGGCGctggccggggccgggctgggcggcgcggccggggccggggccggggccggggccgcgcccggCGGCGCCTTCCTGGACGTGCTGGCGCGCTGCGAGGTGTCgcgggtgctgctgctgctcctgctgcagccgcCGCCCGCCAAGCTGCTGCCCGAGCACGCCCGCACGCTGGAGCAGTACTGCTGGGAGGCTCCCGACGGCGGAcccggcaccgggagcggcagCGGGACGGGCGGGGCGCTGCCGCCGGCCGCCAGCTACCTGCCGGCcgagctgttcctgctgctgcagtcgGCGGTGCTGGCGTGCCAGGAGAAGGACGCGGAGGCGCTGAAGGCGCTGCAGGCCGAGCTGTGGCCGCTGCTGAGCGCCGAGCAGAACCATCTGCTGcacctggtgctgcaggagatgctgaGCCCCGCCGGACAGGGCCTCTGA